One Thalassophryne amazonica chromosome 10, fThaAma1.1, whole genome shotgun sequence genomic region harbors:
- the uck2a gene encoding uridine-cytidine kinase 2-A isoform X2 has translation MAGDRETKTADRAEQERHRQPFLIGVAGGTASGKSSVCSKILELLGQNEIDHHQRQVAILSQDSFYRVLTPEQKDKALKGQFNFDHPDAFDNDLVFATLWEIKKGKTVQIPVYDFVTHSRKEETVTVYPADVVLFEGILMFYSQEIRDFFQMKLFVDTDADTRLSRRMLRDINERGRDLESVLVQYINFVKPAFEEFCLPTKKYADVIIPRGADNLVAINLIVQHIQDILSGGLTKWPSGCFNGCGTTKKQSVESSSQPH, from the exons ATGGcaggagacagagagacaaagacgGCTGACCGAGCCGAACAGGAGCGACACCGGCAGCCTTTCCTCATTGGCGTCGCTGGAGGAACTGCAAGCGGCAAG TCATCTGTGTGCAGTAAGATCTTGGAGCTGCTGGGGCAGAATGAGATCGACCACCACCAGCGGCAGGTGGCCATCCTCAGCCAGGACAGCTTCTACAGGGTTCTCACACCGGAACAGAAGGACAAGGCCCTCAAGGGGCAGTTCAACTTTGACCACCCAG ATGCATTTGACAATGACCTCGTGTTTGCTACGCTGTGGGAGATCAAGAAGGGCAAAACGGTGCAGATCCCAGTTTATGACTTTGTTACACATTCCAG GAAGGAAGAGACTGTGACGGTGTACCCTGCTGATGTGGTGCTGTTCGAGGGAATCCTGATGTTCTACTCTCAGGAGATTCGAGACTTCTTCCAAATGAAACTGTTTGTGGACACCGATGCAGACACTCGGCTGTCGCGTAGAA TGCTCCGTGACATAAATGAACGTGGACGGGATTTGGAAAGTGTTCTGGTCCAGTACATCAATTTTGTCAAGCCTGCGTTTGAGGAGTTCTGCCTTCCA ACAAAGAAATATGCTGATGTGATCATTCCCAGGGGAGCTGATAACCTTG TTGCCATAAATCTCATCGTTCAACACATCCAGGATATCCTCAGCGGCGGTTTAACCAAATGGCCCAGCGGGTGTTTTaatggttgtggaacaaccaagAAGCAAAGTGTGGAGTCCAGCAGTCAGCCTCACTGA
- the uck2a gene encoding uridine-cytidine kinase 2-A isoform X1 — MAGDRETKTADRAEQERHRQPFLIGVAGGTASGKSSVCSKILELLGQNEIDHHQRQVAILSQDSFYRVLTPEQKDKALKGQFNFDHPDAFDNDLVFATLWEIKKGKTVQIPVYDFVTHSSRKEETVTVYPADVVLFEGILMFYSQEIRDFFQMKLFVDTDADTRLSRRMLRDINERGRDLESVLVQYINFVKPAFEEFCLPTKKYADVIIPRGADNLVAINLIVQHIQDILSGGLTKWPSGCFNGCGTTKKQSVESSSQPH, encoded by the exons ATGGcaggagacagagagacaaagacgGCTGACCGAGCCGAACAGGAGCGACACCGGCAGCCTTTCCTCATTGGCGTCGCTGGAGGAACTGCAAGCGGCAAG TCATCTGTGTGCAGTAAGATCTTGGAGCTGCTGGGGCAGAATGAGATCGACCACCACCAGCGGCAGGTGGCCATCCTCAGCCAGGACAGCTTCTACAGGGTTCTCACACCGGAACAGAAGGACAAGGCCCTCAAGGGGCAGTTCAACTTTGACCACCCAG ATGCATTTGACAATGACCTCGTGTTTGCTACGCTGTGGGAGATCAAGAAGGGCAAAACGGTGCAGATCCCAGTTTATGACTTTGTTACACATTCCAG CAGGAAGGAAGAGACTGTGACGGTGTACCCTGCTGATGTGGTGCTGTTCGAGGGAATCCTGATGTTCTACTCTCAGGAGATTCGAGACTTCTTCCAAATGAAACTGTTTGTGGACACCGATGCAGACACTCGGCTGTCGCGTAGAA TGCTCCGTGACATAAATGAACGTGGACGGGATTTGGAAAGTGTTCTGGTCCAGTACATCAATTTTGTCAAGCCTGCGTTTGAGGAGTTCTGCCTTCCA ACAAAGAAATATGCTGATGTGATCATTCCCAGGGGAGCTGATAACCTTG TTGCCATAAATCTCATCGTTCAACACATCCAGGATATCCTCAGCGGCGGTTTAACCAAATGGCCCAGCGGGTGTTTTaatggttgtggaacaaccaagAAGCAAAGTGTGGAGTCCAGCAGTCAGCCTCACTGA
- the aatf gene encoding protein AATF isoform X2, giving the protein MAGSISQQLEDLLNPCPKFADPEDDRDEATKAKVVEVLGEDDDEDDDGGGEEQGVEEDDGGEEEDDSGADEESDEELLSEAKRADVPVTESVDFRELAEGMDDLGVSEDEDSEDSDEDEDLESEEMEDGDEDDGGVRTFSQDKVDEEVERGKAVRNQLALWDELLEGRIKVQKAVVMANQLPQPATFPEFKRRGGAELAGALKNSHKALKALQRSLLELHDQLLYRHADTRRVATGKTAAEIEDEEINSDEDDVPMTTSGAPKRKLDMAEYPEFMGKRFAAFQPYRDATLQKWHDKTRLTTGKSGKGFGAFDRSILTQVEQVLMDPQRLVRRTQNRRSEYRVLGRQEDATEVISAEGEDAEPRLKANAHLKDLDEDIFDDDDFYHQLLRELIERKTSAADPNDQVAMGRQWLAIQKLRSKIKKKVDTKASKGRKVRFHVHSKLVNFMAPVDHNSMSDEAMSELYRGLFGEKLSLSVTPQNK; this is encoded by the exons ATGGCAGGATCTATTTCACAGCAGCTGGAGGACCTGTTAAATCCATGTCCCAAGTTTGCAGATCCAGAAGACGACAGAGATGAAGCGACGAAAGCCAAGGTTGTAGAAGTATTGGGTgaagatgatgatg aagatgatgatggtggtggtgaggaGCAGGGAGTGGAAGAAGATGATGGTGGTGAGGAGGAGGATGATTCTGGAGCTGATGAAGAGTCAGATGAAGAGCTGCTGTCTGAAGCAAAGCGCGCTGATGTTCCCGTTACTGAGTCGGTGGACTTCCGAGAGCTGGCAGAGGGCATGGACGATTTGGGAGTGAGTGAAGATGAAGACAGCGAGGACAGTGATGAAGATGAGGACTTGGAGAGTGAGGAGATGGAAGACGGTGACGAGGATGACGGCGGCGTGCGCACATTTTCTCAAGACAAAGTGGACGAGGAGGTTGAGAGAGGGAAGGCCGTCAGGAACCAGCTGGcattgtgggatgagctgcttgaagGACGTATTAAAGTCCAAAAGGCTGTGGTGATGGCCAACCAGCTGCCACAGCCGGCAACTTTCCCAGAGTTCAAGAGGAGAGGCGGGGCAGAGCTGGCGGGAGCTTTGAAAAACAGCCACAAGGCTTTGAAGGCGCTTCAAAGGTCCCTGCTGGAGCTGCACGACCAACTGCTTTATCGGCACGCCGACACAAGGCGAGTCGCCACCGGGAAAACAGCTGCAGAGATTGAAGACGAGGAGATAAACAGCGATGAGGACGACGTGCCTATGACGACGAGTGGTGCACCCAAAAGGAAACTAGACATGGCAGAGTACCCGGAATTTATGGGGAAGCGCTTCGCTGCTTTCCAGCCTTATCGTGACGCCACCTTGCAGAAATGGCACGACAAAACCAGACTGACCACGGGGAAGAGCGGGAAGGGCTTCGGGGCGTTCGACAGGAGCATCCTGACCCAGGTGGAGCAGGTGCTGATGGACCCCCAGAGGCTGGTGCGGCGCACGCAGAACCGACGGTCAGAGTACAGAGTCCTGGGGAGGCAAGAGGACGCCACTGAGGTCATCTCTGCGGAGGGCGAGGATGCAGAGCCGCGGCTGAAAGCAAACGCTCATCTGAAGGATCTGGACGAGGACATATTTGACGATGACGACTTCTATCACCAGCTCCTGAGGGAGCTCATCGAGCGCAAGACGAGCGCAGCCGATCCCAATGACCAGGTGGCGATGGGGCGTCAGTGGCTGGCCATCCAGAAATTGCGCAGCAAGATCAAAAAGAAGGTGGATACCAAAGCGAGCAAAGGACGCAAAGTCCGCTTCCACGTCCACAGCAAGCTGGTCAACTTCATGGCACCCGTAGATCACAACTCCATGAGCGATGAGGCCATGAGCGAGCTTTATCGAGGCCTCTTCGGGGAAAAGCTCAGCCTGTCAGTGACGCCCCAAAATAAGTGA
- the aatf gene encoding protein AATF isoform X1 codes for MAGSISQQLEDLLNPCPKFADPEDDRDEATKAKVVEVLGEDDDGGEGSVGLSVLRRSSMLLLSDTDHVYAGKTVSRKQLRVEAEGSGEEEEDDDEEEEEDGGEEEDDSGADEESDEELLSEAKRADVPVTESVDFRELAEGMDDLGVSEDEDSEDSDEDEDLESEEMEDGDEDDGGVRTFSQDKVDEEVERGKAVRNQLALWDELLEGRIKVQKAVVMANQLPQPATFPEFKRRGGAELAGALKNSHKALKALQRSLLELHDQLLYRHADTRRVATGKTAAEIEDEEINSDEDDVPMTTSGAPKRKLDMAEYPEFMGKRFAAFQPYRDATLQKWHDKTRLTTGKSGKGFGAFDRSILTQVEQVLMDPQRLVRRTQNRRSEYRVLGRQEDATEVISAEGEDAEPRLKANAHLKDLDEDIFDDDDFYHQLLRELIERKTSAADPNDQVAMGRQWLAIQKLRSKIKKKVDTKASKGRKVRFHVHSKLVNFMAPVDHNSMSDEAMSELYRGLFGEKLSLSVTPQNK; via the exons ATGGCAGGATCTATTTCACAGCAGCTGGAGGACCTGTTAAATCCATGTCCCAAGTTTGCAGATCCAGAAGACGACAGAGATGAAGCGACGAAAGCCAAGGTTGTAGAAGTATTGGGTgaagatgatgatggtggtgaaggTTCTGTGGGGCTGAGTGTCCTGAGGAGGAGCAGCATGCTGCTGCTGTCTGACACCGACCACGTGTACGCTGGCAAGACTGTCTCCAGAAAACAGCTGAGGGTGGAAGCTGAAGGGTCTGGTGAGGaggaagaagatgatgatgaggaggaggaagaa GATGGTGGTGAGGAGGAGGATGATTCTGGAGCTGATGAAGAGTCAGATGAAGAGCTGCTGTCTGAAGCAAAGCGCGCTGATGTTCCCGTTACTGAGTCGGTGGACTTCCGAGAGCTGGCAGAGGGCATGGACGATTTGGGAGTGAGTGAAGATGAAGACAGCGAGGACAGTGATGAAGATGAGGACTTGGAGAGTGAGGAGATGGAAGACGGTGACGAGGATGACGGCGGCGTGCGCACATTTTCTCAAGACAAAGTGGACGAGGAGGTTGAGAGAGGGAAGGCCGTCAGGAACCAGCTGGcattgtgggatgagctgcttgaagGACGTATTAAAGTCCAAAAGGCTGTGGTGATGGCCAACCAGCTGCCACAGCCGGCAACTTTCCCAGAGTTCAAGAGGAGAGGCGGGGCAGAGCTGGCGGGAGCTTTGAAAAACAGCCACAAGGCTTTGAAGGCGCTTCAAAGGTCCCTGCTGGAGCTGCACGACCAACTGCTTTATCGGCACGCCGACACAAGGCGAGTCGCCACCGGGAAAACAGCTGCAGAGATTGAAGACGAGGAGATAAACAGCGATGAGGACGACGTGCCTATGACGACGAGTGGTGCACCCAAAAGGAAACTAGACATGGCAGAGTACCCGGAATTTATGGGGAAGCGCTTCGCTGCTTTCCAGCCTTATCGTGACGCCACCTTGCAGAAATGGCACGACAAAACCAGACTGACCACGGGGAAGAGCGGGAAGGGCTTCGGGGCGTTCGACAGGAGCATCCTGACCCAGGTGGAGCAGGTGCTGATGGACCCCCAGAGGCTGGTGCGGCGCACGCAGAACCGACGGTCAGAGTACAGAGTCCTGGGGAGGCAAGAGGACGCCACTGAGGTCATCTCTGCGGAGGGCGAGGATGCAGAGCCGCGGCTGAAAGCAAACGCTCATCTGAAGGATCTGGACGAGGACATATTTGACGATGACGACTTCTATCACCAGCTCCTGAGGGAGCTCATCGAGCGCAAGACGAGCGCAGCCGATCCCAATGACCAGGTGGCGATGGGGCGTCAGTGGCTGGCCATCCAGAAATTGCGCAGCAAGATCAAAAAGAAGGTGGATACCAAAGCGAGCAAAGGACGCAAAGTCCGCTTCCACGTCCACAGCAAGCTGGTCAACTTCATGGCACCCGTAGATCACAACTCCATGAGCGATGAGGCCATGAGCGAGCTTTATCGAGGCCTCTTCGGGGAAAAGCTCAGCCTGTCAGTGACGCCCCAAAATAAGTGA